In Pantoea cypripedii, the following proteins share a genomic window:
- a CDS encoding amino acid ABC transporter permease: MDWQAIMTSLPSLGDGLVATLQLCAVAALCSLLWGALMAAMLMRASPFWQRLLNIYSGLTLALPLLVVIYLLYFVLPEYDITLSSPVVGVLALTLYYAPYIAQVIRAAIAALPKGQWEACRVLGLSRSEQLRDVVLPQTLPQMLSPLVGLTIGLIKDSALLSVVSVQEFMYAAKQAISDTYAPLEIYLTVALCYWLLNSLIDWLARCLESRMTRYRRGMQH, translated from the coding sequence GTGGATTGGCAGGCAATTATGACCTCGCTGCCATCGTTGGGGGATGGCCTGGTGGCAACCCTGCAATTGTGTGCAGTGGCGGCGCTGTGTTCGCTGCTGTGGGGGGCGCTGATGGCCGCCATGCTGATGCGTGCTTCCCCGTTCTGGCAGCGATTGCTCAATATTTACAGCGGGTTAACCCTGGCGCTGCCGTTGCTGGTGGTGATTTATCTGCTCTATTTTGTGTTGCCGGAGTACGACATCACCCTGTCTTCGCCGGTGGTCGGCGTGCTGGCGCTGACGCTCTACTACGCACCTTATATCGCGCAGGTGATCCGTGCGGCGATTGCCGCGCTGCCGAAAGGGCAATGGGAGGCGTGTCGGGTGCTGGGGCTGAGCCGCAGCGAGCAACTGCGCGATGTGGTGTTGCCGCAGACGCTGCCGCAAATGCTGTCACCGCTGGTCGGGTTAACCATTGGTTTGATTAAAGACTCTGCGCTGTTGTCGGTGGTTTCGGTGCAGGAGTTTATGTACGCCGCCAAACAGGCAATTTCTGATACTTACGCGCCGCTGGAGATCTACCTGACAGTAGCGCTCTGCTACTGGCTGCTGAACAGCCTGATCGACTGGCTGGCGCGCTGTCTTGAATCCCGCATGACGCGCTATCGTCGCGGCATGCAGCATTAA
- a CDS encoding amino acid ABC transporter permease, with translation MGLDQQVVAALPELGHGLLMTLVLTVLASLVSVVMGQLGCFLQLRRAWIWRAIGRLYVSLMRGTPAIVQLFVVFFTLPRLGLGGQPMLAAVVAIGLNSGAYVAEILRVNRNLVTRGQLEAARTLGLNRALTWWYVINPQVMRASLPMLVNEFTILLKTTPLASVVALTELTYAGQIVIARTYDATQVLLLVAAGYLLIALPLISAARRLEAKRRLA, from the coding sequence ATGGGGCTGGATCAACAGGTAGTGGCCGCGCTGCCGGAACTGGGGCACGGTCTGCTGATGACGTTAGTACTGACGGTGCTGGCATCATTGGTGAGCGTAGTGATGGGGCAGCTCGGCTGCTTCCTGCAACTGCGCCGGGCCTGGATCTGGCGCGCCATTGGTCGTCTCTACGTTAGCCTGATGCGCGGCACCCCGGCCATTGTGCAGCTGTTTGTGGTGTTTTTTACCTTGCCGCGTCTGGGGTTGGGTGGTCAGCCGATGCTTGCAGCGGTGGTGGCGATCGGGCTGAACAGTGGGGCTTACGTGGCGGAAATTCTGCGCGTCAACCGCAATCTGGTGACGCGCGGGCAACTGGAAGCCGCCCGGACGCTGGGGTTAAACCGCGCGCTTACCTGGTGGTATGTCATCAATCCTCAGGTGATGCGCGCCAGCCTGCCGATGCTGGTGAATGAGTTCACCATTTTACTGAAAACCACCCCGCTGGCCTCGGTGGTGGCGCTGACAGAACTGACCTATGCCGGTCAGATTGTTATCGCCCGCACCTATGATGCCACGCAGGTGCTGCTGCTGGTGGCGGCCGGTTATCTGCTGATTGCGCTGCCGTTGATCAGTGCCGCACGGCGACTGGAAGCAAAACGGAGGCTGGCATAG
- a CDS encoding urea carboxylase-associated family protein produces MLLMRESYEESAERTLAAPVEVAAGSVASIRVLRGQLLRITALGEGAVASLFGFSLQDPAVWLSVHHTRVFSNSYLLGSGMRLVNNRRRPMMVLGKDSVKRHDLLLPGSTTSFLAQRGYGGEGCIEGVSRELARLGMVVPKLPDPINLFMHVKLTRDGDILPETNLTQAGDSITCRVVMDTRFIVSACNTGIEGNDKPAPLRLAVAENLTDFNAE; encoded by the coding sequence ATGCTGCTGATGCGTGAAAGTTATGAAGAGAGCGCGGAGCGCACCCTGGCGGCACCGGTTGAGGTAGCTGCGGGTAGCGTGGCATCGATTCGCGTGCTGCGTGGTCAGCTGCTGCGTATCACCGCGCTGGGGGAGGGGGCGGTAGCCTCGCTGTTTGGTTTTAGTTTGCAGGATCCGGCGGTATGGCTGTCGGTGCACCATACTCGCGTCTTCAGCAACAGTTATCTGCTCGGCTCCGGTATGCGTTTGGTCAACAACCGTCGTCGTCCGATGATGGTGCTGGGTAAAGACAGCGTTAAACGCCATGACCTGCTGCTGCCGGGTTCCACCACATCGTTTCTGGCCCAGCGTGGCTACGGCGGCGAGGGTTGCATTGAAGGGGTAAGCCGCGAGCTGGCGCGTCTCGGCATGGTGGTGCCGAAGCTGCCGGACCCGATCAATCTGTTTATGCACGTTAAACTGACGCGTGACGGTGACATCCTGCCAGAAACCAACCTGACTCAGGCTGGTGACAGTATTACCTGTCGTGTGGTGATGGATACGCGCTTTATCGTCTCCGCCTGCAACACCGGCATTGAGGGCAACGACAAACCCGCGCCGTTGCGACTGGCGGTGGCGGAGAACCTGACGGACTTTAACGCGGAGTAA
- a CDS encoding DUF1989 domain-containing protein: MCQSTLTVPAGFGKTFRVRKGQFITVIDSEGQQAADFVAVNADDLNEKLSPVHTRQHLRSLFFKPGDALWSSENRPLLRIVADTIGIHDANVPACDRTRFSVDFGVEGHRNCVDNLLEGMKAFGVTYFTLPEPFNLFQNGPVTADGRMEVTDPHSKAGDSITFEALCDLICSVSSCPQDIIPGNGLQVTPIDIRVSDHYHTGEMPHAADA; the protein is encoded by the coding sequence ATGTGTCAGTCAACCCTGACGGTTCCGGCGGGCTTTGGTAAAACCTTCCGTGTGCGCAAAGGCCAGTTTATTACCGTCATTGATAGTGAAGGGCAGCAGGCCGCGGATTTTGTCGCGGTCAATGCCGACGACCTGAACGAAAAGCTGTCGCCGGTGCACACCCGCCAGCATCTGCGTTCGCTGTTCTTTAAACCTGGCGATGCGCTGTGGTCGAGTGAAAACCGCCCGCTGCTGCGCATTGTCGCGGATACCATCGGTATTCACGACGCGAACGTCCCCGCCTGTGATCGCACGCGTTTCAGCGTTGATTTTGGCGTTGAGGGGCATCGCAACTGCGTTGATAACCTGCTGGAAGGGATGAAAGCCTTTGGCGTGACCTATTTCACCCTGCCGGAACCGTTCAACCTGTTCCAGAACGGCCCGGTCACCGCCGATGGCCGGATGGAAGTCACCGATCCCCACAGCAAGGCGGGCGACAGCATCACCTTTGAAGCGCTGTGCGACCTGATTTGCTCGGTATCGTCCTGCCCGCAGGACATCATTCCGGGTAACGGCTTACAGGTGACACCGATCGATATTCGCGTCAGCGATCACTACCACACCGGGGAGATGCCGCATGCTGCTGATGCGTGA
- a CDS encoding transporter substrate-binding domain-containing protein, which translates to MKKTAMLIAALLSVGTLAQAQADTLADIKSSGKITVGIDPTFPPYEYTDDSGAITGYSVAIMQSFAKDLGVKLEFQKTAFSGILPGLISGSFNAEGSSLNVTAERAKKVLFTVPYSKTVNGVLVREDEAKTFSGKTLSPESLSGLRGAVKTASVPEQLLKGFNEQLKKAGKKPITIISVDSLDQTVSTLMTKRADFVYDDISVLAPVVKKYPSKVAQVGEVGPSQWMGWATRKEDGSLNKALSDHILAMQKDGELTKLQQQYLGTTFTVPASDFIPQE; encoded by the coding sequence ATGAAAAAAACAGCAATGCTGATCGCCGCACTTTTGTCTGTTGGTACGCTGGCGCAGGCGCAAGCCGACACGCTGGCCGACATCAAAAGTAGCGGCAAAATCACCGTCGGTATCGACCCGACATTTCCTCCATATGAATACACCGACGACAGTGGTGCGATCACCGGCTACAGCGTGGCGATCATGCAGTCTTTCGCCAAAGACCTCGGTGTGAAACTTGAGTTTCAGAAAACCGCGTTCAGCGGCATTTTGCCGGGCCTGATTTCCGGCTCGTTTAACGCTGAAGGCTCGTCCCTGAACGTCACCGCCGAGCGCGCGAAGAAAGTGCTGTTCACCGTGCCATACAGCAAAACCGTTAACGGGGTGCTGGTGCGCGAAGATGAAGCCAAAACCTTTAGTGGCAAAACCCTCAGCCCGGAAAGCCTGTCTGGTCTGCGCGGTGCGGTGAAAACCGCCAGCGTGCCGGAGCAGTTGCTGAAAGGGTTTAACGAGCAGCTGAAAAAAGCCGGTAAAAAACCGATCACCATCATCAGCGTCGATTCTCTTGATCAGACTGTCAGCACCCTGATGACCAAACGCGCCGATTTCGTTTACGACGATATCTCGGTGCTGGCACCGGTGGTGAAGAAGTACCCGAGCAAAGTGGCGCAGGTGGGCGAGGTCGGCCCGTCACAGTGGATGGGCTGGGCAACACGTAAAGAAGACGGCAGCCTGAACAAAGCCCTGAGCGACCATATCCTGGCGATGCAGAAAGATGGCGAGCTGACCAAACTGCAACAGCAATACCTCGGCACCACTTTTACCGTGCCGGCCAGCGATTTCATTCCCCAGGAGTAA
- a CDS encoding MurR/RpiR family transcriptional regulator, with amino-acid sequence MSAKAASLEGRIRQHWDQLSSHEQRLADVLLAAPGQLAMNTATELAHSAGVSKATTTRFFRHLGYESYEAARRQARDMQSSGSPLYLQVAPSASPLDSIMQQHLEKEIANLVNSYRTLESAQLQEAVAAIARARRVVVMGWRHSQTIAQLIYRDLIHVHPDVRLLPRPGDSLAEHLASLGEQDVAICVGLRRRMPVLDAAMNALAERQVPMLYLADVLSGKPARHAQWVVRCHTDSSLIFDSTAALSGICNLLCSLVARQMGKASNDYLAQVEALHQSLDELE; translated from the coding sequence ATGAGTGCAAAAGCGGCATCGTTAGAAGGCCGGATTCGTCAGCACTGGGATCAACTCTCCAGCCACGAACAGCGGCTGGCTGATGTATTGCTGGCTGCGCCCGGTCAGCTTGCCATGAACACGGCGACGGAACTGGCGCACAGCGCCGGGGTCTCCAAAGCCACTACCACCCGTTTCTTCCGTCATCTCGGTTATGAAAGCTACGAAGCGGCACGCCGTCAGGCGCGCGATATGCAAAGCAGCGGATCGCCGCTGTATTTGCAGGTTGCCCCCAGCGCCTCACCGCTCGATAGCATCATGCAGCAGCATCTGGAAAAAGAGATCGCTAATCTGGTCAACAGCTACCGCACGCTGGAAAGCGCCCAGCTGCAGGAGGCAGTTGCTGCTATCGCCCGTGCGCGGCGCGTGGTGGTGATGGGCTGGCGTCACAGTCAGACTATCGCGCAGCTGATTTATCGGGACCTGATTCATGTCCACCCCGATGTGCGTTTGCTGCCACGTCCCGGCGATTCGCTGGCGGAACATCTCGCCTCGCTGGGGGAGCAGGATGTGGCGATCTGTGTCGGCCTGCGCCGTCGTATGCCGGTGCTCGACGCCGCGATGAATGCGCTGGCGGAGCGCCAGGTGCCGATGTTGTATCTGGCCGATGTGTTGTCCGGCAAACCGGCACGCCACGCCCAATGGGTGGTACGTTGCCACACTGACAGCAGCCTGATTTTCGACAGCACCGCCGCACTCTCCGGCATCTGCAATCTGCTGTGTTCACTGGTGGCACGCCAGATGGGCAAAGCCAGCAATGATTACCTCGCGCAGGTTGAAGCGCTGCACCAATCCCTCGACGAACTCGAATAA
- the lysS gene encoding lysine--tRNA ligase, producing the protein MSEQQPQSADAALELNNELKTRREKLSALRETGVAFPNDFRRDTTSDKLHASYDEKSNEELEDLGIEVSVAGRMMTRRIMGKASFVTLQDVGGRIQLYVARDDLAEGIYNEQFKKWDLGDILGARGKLFKTKTGELSIHCSELRLLTKALRPLPDKFHGLADQETRYRQRYLDLIANDESRHTFQVRSKIMAGIRQFMVGRDFMEVETPMMQVIPGGASARPFITHHNALDIDMYLRIAPELYLKRLVVGGFDRVFEINRNFRNEGISPRHNPEFTMMELYMAYADYKDLIELTESLFRTLAQDVLGTTEVPYGEHSFDFGKPFEKLTMREAIKKYRPETDLADLDNFDKAVAIAHSLHIKVEKSWGLGRVVTEIFEETAEAHLIQPTFITEYPAEVSPLARRNDENPEITDRFEFFIGGREIGNGFSELNDAEDQAERFLQQVNAKDAGDDEAMFYDEDYVTALEHGLPPTAGLGIGIDRMVMLFTNSHTIRDVILFPALRPSGK; encoded by the coding sequence ATGTCTGAACAACAACCGCAGAGCGCTGATGCCGCACTTGAGTTAAACAACGAACTGAAAACGCGTCGCGAAAAACTCAGCGCGCTGCGTGAAACCGGCGTGGCGTTTCCTAACGATTTCCGCCGTGACACCACCTCCGATAAGCTGCACGCCAGCTATGATGAGAAAAGCAACGAAGAGTTGGAAGATCTCGGCATTGAGGTGAGTGTAGCCGGTCGAATGATGACCCGCCGTATTATGGGCAAAGCCTCGTTTGTCACCTTACAGGACGTCGGTGGCCGCATTCAGCTGTATGTGGCGCGTGATGACCTGGCAGAAGGCATCTACAACGAACAGTTCAAGAAGTGGGATCTCGGCGATATCCTCGGCGCGCGCGGTAAGCTGTTCAAAACCAAAACCGGTGAGCTGTCGATCCACTGTTCTGAACTGCGTCTGCTGACTAAAGCGCTGCGTCCGCTGCCGGACAAATTCCACGGCCTGGCCGATCAGGAAACCCGTTACCGTCAGCGTTATCTCGACCTGATCGCCAACGACGAATCACGCCACACCTTCCAGGTTCGCTCCAAAATCATGGCCGGTATCCGCCAGTTCATGGTCGGTCGCGACTTTATGGAAGTGGAAACCCCGATGATGCAGGTGATTCCGGGTGGTGCTTCGGCGCGTCCGTTTATCACCCATCACAACGCGCTGGACATCGATATGTACCTGCGTATTGCGCCGGAACTGTATCTGAAGCGTCTGGTGGTCGGTGGTTTTGATCGCGTATTCGAGATCAACCGTAACTTCCGTAACGAAGGGATCTCACCGCGTCATAACCCAGAGTTCACCATGATGGAACTCTACATGGCGTATGCGGATTACAAAGATCTGATCGAGCTGACCGAAAGCCTGTTCCGCACCCTGGCGCAGGACGTGCTCGGCACCACGGAAGTGCCGTACGGTGAACACAGCTTCGATTTCGGTAAGCCGTTCGAAAAACTCACCATGCGTGAAGCGATCAAAAAATACCGTCCGGAAACCGATCTGGCCGATCTGGATAACTTCGACAAAGCCGTGGCGATTGCCCACTCTCTGCACATCAAAGTGGAGAAAAGCTGGGGTCTGGGCCGTGTGGTGACCGAGATCTTCGAAGAAACCGCCGAAGCTCACCTGATCCAGCCGACCTTCATTACCGAATATCCGGCTGAAGTGTCACCGCTGGCGCGTCGTAATGACGAGAACCCGGAAATCACTGACCGCTTCGAATTCTTCATCGGCGGCCGTGAAATCGGTAACGGCTTCTCTGAGCTGAACGATGCAGAAGACCAGGCGGAGCGTTTCCTGCAACAGGTGAATGCCAAAGATGCAGGCGATGACGAAGCGATGTTCTACGACGAAGATTACGTTACTGCGCTGGAACACGGCCTGCCGCCGACCGCGGGTCTGGGTATCGGTATCGACCGTATGGTGATGTTGTTTACCAACAGCCACACCATCCGCGACGTGATCCTGTTCCCGGCTCTGCGCCCGTCAGGCAAATAA
- the prfB gene encoding peptide chain release factor 2 (programmed frameshift): MFEINPVKNRIQDLTERSDVLRGYLDYDAKKERLEEVNAELEQPDVWNEPERAQALGKERSSLEIIVGTLDQMYQGLEDVQGLLDLAVEADDEETFNDTIAELDGLEVKLGELEFRRMFSGEYDSADCYIDLQAGSGGTEAQDWASMLMRMYLRWAEAKGFKTEIIEESEGEVAGLKSATIRVSGDYAFGWLRTETGVHRLVRKSPFDSGGRRHTSFSSAFIYPEVDDDIDIEINPADLRIDVYRASGAGGQHVNRTESAVRITHIPTGTVTQCQNDRSQHKNKDQAMKQMKAKLYELEMQKKNAEKQAAEDNKSDIGWGSQIRSYVLDDSRIKDLRTGVETRNTQAVLDGDLDRFIEASLKAGL, translated from the exons ATGTTTGAAATCAACCCGGTCAAAAACCGTATTCAGGACCTCACCGAGCGCAGCGACGTTCTTAGGGGGTATCTT GACTACGATGCCAAGAAAGAACGCCTCGAAGAAGTAAACGCCGAGCTGGAACAACCTGACGTCTGGAACGAACCTGAGCGCGCGCAGGCGCTGGGTAAAGAGCGTTCGTCGTTAGAAATCATCGTCGGCACCCTGGACCAAATGTATCAGGGGCTGGAAGATGTGCAGGGTCTGCTGGATCTGGCGGTTGAAGCCGACGACGAAGAGACTTTTAACGACACCATTGCCGAGCTGGATGGACTCGAAGTCAAGCTGGGTGAGCTGGAGTTCCGTCGTATGTTCTCCGGCGAATATGACAGCGCCGATTGCTATATCGATTTGCAGGCCGGTTCCGGCGGCACCGAAGCGCAGGACTGGGCCAGCATGCTGATGCGTATGTATCTGCGCTGGGCAGAAGCCAAGGGCTTCAAAACCGAAATTATTGAAGAGTCAGAAGGTGAAGTGGCCGGTCTGAAATCCGCCACCATTCGCGTTTCTGGTGACTATGCCTTCGGCTGGCTGCGTACGGAAACCGGCGTTCATCGCCTGGTACGTAAGAGTCCGTTTGACTCCGGCGGCCGTCGTCATACCTCCTTCAGTTCGGCCTTTATCTACCCGGAAGTGGATGACGATATTGATATCGAAATCAACCCGGCAGATCTGCGTATTGACGTTTACCGTGCTTCGGGCGCGGGTGGTCAGCACGTTAACCGTACGGAATCCGCGGTACGTATTACCCATATTCCGACCGGCACCGTGACTCAATGCCAGAACGATCGTTCGCAGCATAAGAACAAAGATCAGGCAATGAAGCAGATGAAAGCCAAGCTGTACGAGCTTGAGATGCAGAAGAAAAATGCTGAGAAACAGGCGGCAGAAGATAACAAATCTGACATCGGCTGGGGCAGCCAGATTCGTTCTTACGTGCTGGACGATTCACGCATCAAAGATCTGCGTACTGGCGTCGAAACCCGTAACACCCAGGCGGTGCTGGACGGCGACCTCGATCGTTTTATTGAAGCAAGTTTAAAAGCAGGGCTATAA
- the recJ gene encoding single-stranded-DNA-specific exonuclease RecJ gives MIHSVELRRREIHADDALPADLPPLLRRLYLQRGVRDAAELERGAKHLLPWQTLGGIEAAVTLLHQMLRDGRRIVVVGDFDADGATSTALTVLALRSLGGNIDYLVPNRFEDGYGLSPEVVEQARARGAEMILTVDNGISSHAGVDTAHQHGIPVLVTDHHLPGETLPAAEAIVNPNLNDSDFPSRALAGVGVAFYLMLALRAHLRTQNWFSDGRSEPNLAEWLDLVALGTVADVVPLDANNRILVWQGLSRIRAGKCRVGIRALLEIANRDARQLVASDLGFAIGPRLNAAGRLDDMSVGVALLLTEDITEARMLANELDALNQTRKEIEQGMKSEALALCDALERQNTDLPLGLAFFHPEWHQGVVGILASRLKERFHRPVIAFAPAGDGTLKGSGRSIAGLHLRDALERLDTLFPGLMIKFGGHAMAAGLSLEEARFDEFRQRFAALIDEWLAGEALQGVIWSDGELRAQEFSLQTAELLREAGPWGQAFPEPVFDGRFKVLQQKLVGERHLKVMVEPVGGGPLLDGIAFNVDTTLWPDSSVRQVELAYKLDINEYRGNRSVQLIIDHLWPLA, from the coding sequence GTGATCCATTCTGTTGAACTGCGTCGGCGTGAAATCCATGCCGACGATGCTTTACCTGCCGATTTGCCGCCGCTGCTGCGTCGGCTCTACCTGCAACGTGGCGTACGCGATGCCGCAGAACTGGAGCGCGGCGCGAAACATCTGCTGCCGTGGCAAACGTTAGGCGGCATTGAAGCCGCCGTGACTTTGCTGCATCAGATGCTGCGCGACGGTCGCCGCATTGTGGTGGTCGGCGATTTTGATGCCGACGGGGCGACCAGTACAGCGCTGACGGTGCTGGCGCTGCGCAGCCTCGGTGGCAATATCGATTATCTGGTACCCAACCGGTTCGAAGATGGTTATGGCCTCAGCCCGGAAGTGGTGGAGCAGGCACGCGCACGCGGTGCCGAAATGATCCTCACGGTGGATAACGGGATCTCGTCCCATGCGGGCGTCGATACTGCGCATCAGCACGGTATCCCGGTGCTGGTCACTGACCACCACCTGCCTGGCGAAACGCTGCCAGCCGCTGAAGCCATTGTTAACCCCAATCTGAACGACAGCGATTTCCCCTCACGGGCGCTGGCCGGGGTCGGCGTCGCCTTTTACCTGATGCTGGCATTGCGCGCCCATCTGCGTACGCAAAACTGGTTTAGCGACGGGCGCAGCGAACCCAATCTGGCGGAATGGCTTGATTTGGTGGCGCTCGGCACCGTGGCGGACGTGGTGCCACTCGATGCCAATAACCGTATCCTGGTATGGCAGGGCCTGAGCCGTATTCGTGCCGGGAAATGCCGCGTGGGTATTCGTGCCTTGCTGGAAATCGCCAATCGTGATGCGCGCCAGCTGGTCGCCAGCGACCTTGGTTTCGCCATCGGCCCGCGCCTCAACGCTGCCGGGCGGCTGGATGATATGTCGGTGGGGGTGGCGTTGCTGCTGACCGAGGACATCACCGAAGCACGTATGCTGGCGAACGAGCTGGATGCCCTCAATCAGACACGTAAAGAGATTGAACAGGGCATGAAAAGCGAAGCGCTGGCGTTGTGTGATGCGCTGGAGCGGCAGAATACCGATTTACCGCTGGGGCTGGCGTTTTTCCATCCCGAATGGCATCAGGGAGTGGTGGGCATTCTCGCCTCCCGCCTGAAGGAGCGTTTTCACCGTCCGGTGATTGCGTTTGCTCCGGCAGGGGATGGCACGCTGAAAGGCTCTGGCCGTTCGATTGCCGGTCTGCATCTGCGCGATGCGCTGGAGCGCCTCGATACGTTATTCCCCGGCCTGATGATCAAGTTCGGCGGCCATGCGATGGCGGCGGGTTTGTCGCTGGAGGAAGCGCGTTTTGATGAGTTTCGCCAGCGCTTTGCTGCGCTAATCGACGAATGGCTGGCAGGTGAAGCGTTGCAGGGAGTGATCTGGTCCGATGGCGAGTTGCGTGCGCAGGAGTTTTCGCTGCAAACCGCTGAGTTGCTGCGCGAAGCGGGTCCCTGGGGCCAGGCATTCCCTGAACCGGTATTTGATGGGCGCTTTAAAGTGCTGCAACAAAAACTGGTGGGCGAACGTCATCTGAAAGTGATGGTGGAGCCGGTCGGCGGCGGTCCGTTGCTGGATGGTATTGCGTTTAACGTCGATACGACTTTGTGGCCGGACAGCAGCGTGCGCCAGGTCGAACTGGCCTACAAGCTGGACATCAACGAGTATCGCGGCAACCGCTCAGTACAGCTGATTATCGACCATCTGTGGCCGCTGGCATAA
- the dsbC gene encoding bifunctional protein-disulfide isomerase/oxidoreductase DsbC, with the protein MKKQLTMLALLVSTFSGLVHADDNAIQQALKKLGLQQTEIQPSPLPGIKTVLTESGVLYVTEDGKHMIQGPLYDVSGAQPVNVTNQLLEKKVTALEPQMIVYKAPKEQHVITVFTDITCGYCRKLHEQMADYNALGITVRYLAFPREGLHGQVEKAMKAIWCSADRNKAFDEAMKGNAPQMDAPATCKIDLDQHYKLGILFGIQGTPAILTDSGMMIPGYQGPQELKQVLDGQKSGG; encoded by the coding sequence ATGAAAAAACAGTTAACGATGCTGGCTCTGCTGGTCAGCACTTTTTCCGGGCTGGTTCATGCCGATGACAACGCCATCCAGCAGGCGCTGAAAAAACTCGGCCTGCAACAGACGGAAATTCAGCCGTCACCGTTGCCTGGCATCAAAACCGTGCTGACGGAAAGCGGCGTGCTGTACGTTACCGAAGATGGTAAGCACATGATTCAGGGGCCGCTGTACGATGTCAGCGGTGCTCAGCCGGTCAACGTCACTAACCAGCTGCTGGAGAAAAAAGTTACCGCGCTGGAACCGCAAATGATCGTGTACAAAGCGCCGAAAGAACAACACGTTATCACCGTGTTCACCGATATTACCTGCGGTTACTGCCGTAAGCTGCATGAGCAGATGGCGGACTACAACGCGCTGGGCATCACCGTGCGCTATCTGGCGTTCCCGCGTGAAGGTCTGCATGGTCAGGTGGAAAAAGCGATGAAAGCGATCTGGTGCAGCGCCGATCGTAACAAAGCCTTTGATGAAGCGATGAAAGGCAACGCGCCACAGATGGATGCGCCAGCCACCTGCAAAATCGACCTCGATCAGCACTACAAACTCGGTATTCTGTTTGGTATTCAGGGCACTCCCGCCATTCTTACCGACAGCGGCATGATGATCCCTGGCTATCAGGGACCGCAGGAGCTGAAGCAGGTGCTCGATGGCCAGAAAAGTGGCGGTTAA
- the xerD gene encoding site-specific tyrosine recombinase XerD, whose protein sequence is MEDSDLIEQFLDTLWIERNLAQNTLASYRQDLQTLTGWLHHHERTLLTLEALDLQQFLAERVEGGYKATSSARTLSAIRRLFQYLYREKLRSDDPSALLSAPKLPQRLPKDLSEKQVESLLQAPSIEIPLELRDKAMLELLYATGLRVSELVGLTLSDISLRQGVVRVIGKGNKERLVPLGEEAIYWLEHYMEHGRPWLLNGQTLDVMFPSNRAQQMTRQTFWHRIKHYAILAGIDSEKLSPHVLRHAFATHLLNHGADLRVVQMLLGHSDLSTTQIYTHVATERLRQLHQQHHPRA, encoded by the coding sequence GTGGAAGACAGTGATCTGATCGAACAGTTTCTGGATACGCTGTGGATTGAGCGCAATCTGGCACAGAATACCCTCGCATCGTATCGGCAGGATCTGCAAACCCTCACCGGCTGGCTGCACCATCATGAGCGCACCCTGCTGACGCTGGAGGCGCTCGATTTGCAGCAGTTTCTGGCAGAACGCGTGGAAGGCGGCTATAAAGCCACCAGTTCTGCGCGTACCCTGAGCGCCATCCGTCGGTTGTTTCAATATCTGTATCGTGAAAAGCTGCGCAGTGACGATCCCAGCGCATTGCTTTCCGCCCCGAAGCTGCCGCAGCGTCTGCCGAAGGATCTCAGCGAAAAGCAGGTGGAAAGCCTGTTGCAGGCACCGTCGATTGAGATCCCGCTCGAACTGCGCGACAAAGCGATGCTGGAGTTGCTCTATGCCACTGGCCTGCGCGTCTCCGAGCTGGTGGGTTTAACCCTGAGCGATATCAGTCTGCGTCAGGGCGTGGTGAGGGTGATCGGTAAAGGCAACAAAGAGCGCCTTGTGCCATTGGGTGAAGAAGCGATTTACTGGCTGGAGCATTATATGGAGCATGGTCGTCCGTGGTTGCTGAACGGTCAGACGCTGGATGTGATGTTTCCCAGTAACCGTGCGCAACAAATGACGCGCCAGACGTTCTGGCATCGCATCAAGCATTACGCCATCCTGGCCGGGATCGACAGTGAAAAATTGTCGCCGCATGTGCTGCGTCACGCGTTTGCCACACATTTACTGAACCACGGGGCCGATTTGCGCGTCGTACAGATGTTGCTGGGGCATAGCGACCTCTCAACCACCCAGATTTATACGCATGTCGCCACTGAGCGCCTGCGACAGTTACATCAACAGCATCATCCGCGTGCCTGA